A genomic stretch from Silurus meridionalis isolate SWU-2019-XX chromosome 1, ASM1480568v1, whole genome shotgun sequence includes:
- the kynu gene encoding kynureninase isoform X2, producing the protein MLVHRGAHGHVMGSRPWVWAENNLEDLMAKIVGAKPEEVALMNGLTVNLHLLLLAFYKPTAKRHKIVLEEKAFPSDLYAVESQIRLRGFDPSESMVFLKPRAGEDTLRTEDIVSTIKREGDSIAVVMLGGVQYYTGQLFNMEVITKAGQAQGCYVGFDCAHAVGNAELQLHDWGVDFACWCTYKYMNSGAGGLAGAYIHEKHAYTVKPALLGWWGHKLDTRFQMTNVMSLQPGVSGFRLSNQPILLVCPLQASLEIFNKTSMKDLRKKSVLLTGYLEHLLKHYYSVDKSDPRKPHVRIITPSDPAQRGCQLSLSFSVPIRAVFQELEKRGVACDMREPDVLRVAPVPLYNSFADVHRFITVLGAALEASKQHN; encoded by the exons ATGCTTGTTCACAGAGGAGCCCATGGACATGTGATGGGGTCACGCCCTTGGGTCTGGGCTGAGAACAATCTGGAGGATCTCATGGCAAAGATTGTGG GCGCTAAACCAGAAGAAGTGGCCTTAATGAACGGCTTGACTGTCAATCTGCACCTTCTGCTG CTTGCATTTTACAAGCCCACTGCAAAACGGCACAAAATCGTTCTGGAGGAAAAGGCCTTTCCTTCTGACCTT TATGCTGTGGAATCTCAGATACGCCTCCGAGGATTTGACCCCAGCGAGAGCATGGTCTTCCTGAAACCCAGAGCT GGCGAGGACACCCTGAGGACGGAGGACATTGTGTCCACGATCAAGCGAGAAGGAGACTCCATCGCCGTAGTGATGCTTGGTGGAGTCCAGTACTACACGGGCCAGCTGTTTAATATGGAGGTCATTACCAAAGCAGGCCAGGCCCAG gGCTGCTATGTAGGCTTCGACTGTGCACATGCAGTGGGAAATGCAGAGCTGCAACTGCATGACTGGGGGGTTGATTTTGCCTGCTGGTGCACCTATAAA TATATGAACTCTGGAGCAGGCGGGTTGGCTGGAGCGTACATACACGAGAAACATGCGTACACAGTGAAACCTGC GCTTCTCGGTTGGTGGGGACACAAATTGGACACGAGATTTCAAATGACCAATG TGATGAGTCTGCAGCCTGGAGTTAGTGGATTCAGACTCTCAAATCAACCCATTTTACTGGTGTGTCCCCTACAGGCCAGTTTAGAG ATCTTTAATAAAACCAGCATGAAGGATCTGAGGAAGAAGTCCGTCCTGTTGACTGGTTATTTGGAACATCTGCTGAAGCACTACTACAGCGTGGACAAGTCGGATCCGAGGAAACCTCACGTCCGTATTATTACACCGAGCGACCCGGCGCAAAGAGGCTGCCAGCTCTCGCTCTCCTTCTCAGTTCCCATCAGAGCCGTGTTTCAGGAGCTGGAAAAGCGAGGAGTCGCA TGCGACATGAGGGAACCAGATGTACTTCGTGTAGCTCCTGTTCCCCTCTACAATTCCTTTGCTGATGTCCATCGCTTCATCACGGTGCTTGGAGCAGCTCTGGAAGCCAGCAAACAACACAACTGA
- the kynu gene encoding kynureninase isoform X1, giving the protein MDLSEAGSPQEVIERVSSQLGCSSTSWDVAEYFDQHDKLRDLRQEFLVPKVADLPQSDLTLLDGSEDCVYFVGNSLGLQPKNTKKYINEELEKWAKIGAHGHVMGSRPWVWAENNLEDLMAKIVGAKPEEVALMNGLTVNLHLLLLAFYKPTAKRHKIVLEEKAFPSDLYAVESQIRLRGFDPSESMVFLKPRAGEDTLRTEDIVSTIKREGDSIAVVMLGGVQYYTGQLFNMEVITKAGQAQGCYVGFDCAHAVGNAELQLHDWGVDFACWCTYKYMNSGAGGLAGAYIHEKHAYTVKPALLGWWGHKLDTRFQMTNVMSLQPGVSGFRLSNQPILLVCPLQASLEIFNKTSMKDLRKKSVLLTGYLEHLLKHYYSVDKSDPRKPHVRIITPSDPAQRGCQLSLSFSVPIRAVFQELEKRGVACDMREPDVLRVAPVPLYNSFADVHRFITVLGAALEASKQHN; this is encoded by the exons ATGGATCTGTCAGAAGCAGGCTCCCCACAAGAAGTTATTGAAAGGGTGTCCAGTCAGTTGGGCTGCAGCAGCACTTCGTGGGATGTGGCTGAATACTTTGACCAACACGACAAGCTGCGGGATTTGCGTCAGGAATTCCTGGTTCCAAAAGTAGCAGATCTTCCTCAAT CTGACCTGACACTCCTGGATGGCTCAGAAGACTGCGTTTACTTTGTAGGCAACTCTCTGGGACTACAACCCAAAAATACCAAGAAGTATATTAATGAAGAGTTGGAGAAATGGGCCAAAAT AGGAGCCCATGGACATGTGATGGGGTCACGCCCTTGGGTCTGGGCTGAGAACAATCTGGAGGATCTCATGGCAAAGATTGTGG GCGCTAAACCAGAAGAAGTGGCCTTAATGAACGGCTTGACTGTCAATCTGCACCTTCTGCTG CTTGCATTTTACAAGCCCACTGCAAAACGGCACAAAATCGTTCTGGAGGAAAAGGCCTTTCCTTCTGACCTT TATGCTGTGGAATCTCAGATACGCCTCCGAGGATTTGACCCCAGCGAGAGCATGGTCTTCCTGAAACCCAGAGCT GGCGAGGACACCCTGAGGACGGAGGACATTGTGTCCACGATCAAGCGAGAAGGAGACTCCATCGCCGTAGTGATGCTTGGTGGAGTCCAGTACTACACGGGCCAGCTGTTTAATATGGAGGTCATTACCAAAGCAGGCCAGGCCCAG gGCTGCTATGTAGGCTTCGACTGTGCACATGCAGTGGGAAATGCAGAGCTGCAACTGCATGACTGGGGGGTTGATTTTGCCTGCTGGTGCACCTATAAA TATATGAACTCTGGAGCAGGCGGGTTGGCTGGAGCGTACATACACGAGAAACATGCGTACACAGTGAAACCTGC GCTTCTCGGTTGGTGGGGACACAAATTGGACACGAGATTTCAAATGACCAATG TGATGAGTCTGCAGCCTGGAGTTAGTGGATTCAGACTCTCAAATCAACCCATTTTACTGGTGTGTCCCCTACAGGCCAGTTTAGAG ATCTTTAATAAAACCAGCATGAAGGATCTGAGGAAGAAGTCCGTCCTGTTGACTGGTTATTTGGAACATCTGCTGAAGCACTACTACAGCGTGGACAAGTCGGATCCGAGGAAACCTCACGTCCGTATTATTACACCGAGCGACCCGGCGCAAAGAGGCTGCCAGCTCTCGCTCTCCTTCTCAGTTCCCATCAGAGCCGTGTTTCAGGAGCTGGAAAAGCGAGGAGTCGCA TGCGACATGAGGGAACCAGATGTACTTCGTGTAGCTCCTGTTCCCCTCTACAATTCCTTTGCTGATGTCCATCGCTTCATCACGGTGCTTGGAGCAGCTCTGGAAGCCAGCAAACAACACAACTGA
- the lgals2b gene encoding lectin, galactoside-binding, soluble, 2b codes for MVFTVKDMTFKAGQELTISGKPKSGCSLFSINIGHDSNNIALHFNPRFNYQSDSNIIVCNSNQGGWGEEMREHCFPFSLDESFKVVVSFNNDQFYIKLPNGTMMSFPNRFGDDSFKHIDVQGDVKVQGIKIK; via the exons ATG GTGTTCACTGTAAAGGACATGACCTTCAAGGCTGGTCAGGAGCTGACCATCTCTGGCAAACCAAAGTCTGGATGTAGTTT ATTCTCCATCAATATCGGTCATGATTCTAACAACATCGCGCTCCACTTCAACCCTCGCTTTAACTACCAGAGCGACAGCAACATCATTGTGTGCAATTCCAATCAAGGAGGATGGGGCGAGGAGATGAGGGAACACTGCTTCCCATTCAGCCTGGACGAATCCTTCAAG GTGGTGGTCAGCTTCAACAACGACCAATTTTATATCAAACTTCCTAACGGCACCATGATGAGCTTCCCCAATCGCTTTGGCGATGACAGCTTCAAGCACATTGACGTGCAAGGTGATGTCAAGGTTCAGGGCATCAAGATCAAATAA
- the uts2r4 gene encoding urotensin-2 receptor, translated as MSLVPNASISVPSNSGTSGTGSGSSGGGTGTVWVTPLLGATLITMCILGVAGNVYTLGVMRSVVLRRSGSMYVFIVNLAAADLLYLATIPFVVCTYFVHDWLFGETGCRVLLSLDLLTMHASVFALVAMSLERYRAVASPFRARRSASNSARRHWLAALAIWGAALVLTLPMMVMIRLREGRPGASGLVKRICFPTWTPEAFKAYLTVLFFTSMLVPGLVMVVLYIGLARCYWIAQSNLMQGRKGNKNSVCLSTSFGPSRRKRLKHKVVCMIFAIVVAYWACFLPFWGWQMAKLFSTESLRSLTPATHTYVNFFVTCLTYGNSCVNPLLYTLLTRNYKDYLAQRGQASGSSRIDQGSGSGINDV; from the coding sequence ATGAGCTTGGTGCCCAATGCCAGCATCTCTGTCCCTTCCAACTCGGGCACCAgtggaacaggaagtggctcGAGTGGAGGTGGAACAGGCACTGTGTGGGTAACCCCTCTTCTCGGTGCTACCCTGATAACCATGTGCATCCTTGGTGTGGCGGGGAATGTTTACACACTTGGCGTGATGCGTTCTGTGGTTTTGCGCCGCTCCGGCTCGATGTACGTATTCATTGTTAATCTGGCGGCTGCTGACCTGCTCTACCTGGCCACCATCCCATTTGTGGTGTGCACTTATTTTGTCCATGACTGGCTCTTCGGTGAGACAGGGTGTCGGGTTCTGCTCAGCCTGGACCTGCTTACCATGCATGCAAGTGTCTTTGCTCTTGTAGCCATGAGCCTGGAACGTTACCGTGCTGTTGCATCGCCATTCCGTGCTCGTCGATCTGCCTCCAACTCTGCCCGGCGACACTGGCTAGCAGCTCTTGCCATCTGGGGTGCTGCCCTGGTCCTCACACTACCcatgatggtgatgatcaggCTGCGGGAGGGGCGTCCGGGTGCCTCCGGTCTAGTCAAGCGCATTTGCTTTCCAACATGGACGCCCGAGGCTTTCAAAGCCTACCTCactgttcttttcttcacaaGCATGTTGGTGCCAGGGCTAGTCATGGTGGTGCTTTATATTGGGTTGGCACGGTGCTACTGGATAGCACAGTCCAACCTGATGcaaggaagaaaaggaaacaaGAATAGCGTCTGCCTTTCAACCTCTTTTGGGCCATCTAGGCGGAAAAGGCTTAAACACAAGGTCGTCTGCATGATTTTCGCCATTGTGGTGGCCTATTGGGCATGTTTCCTGCCCTTCTGGGGCTGGCAGATGGCCAAGCTTTTCTCAACTGAATCCCTGCGCTCATTGACACCTGCCACACACACCTACGTCAACTTCTTTGTTACGTGCCTGACATACGGCAACAGTTGTGTGAATCCACTGCTCTACACATTGCTTACCCGCAACTATAAAGACTACCTTGCACAACGGGGACAGGCTTCAGGCTCGAGCCGTATTGACCAGGGCTCGGGGTCAGGAATCAATGATGTTTAG